Proteins encoded in a region of the Microbacterium neungamense genome:
- a CDS encoding ABC transporter permease, with product MNPASTGTAIWLVAEREITAKLRSKAFLISTGILLLIALAGILIPGFVNRDASGTPVAVTAETADAVRGVDGIDPTEVTDRTAAERLVRDGEVDAALVPSNDPVFGYTVVAMDEAPNSLLMMLAKSPPVELLDPDATNPYLRGIIAIGFGIVFLVAASTFGGTIAQSVVEEKQTRVVELLISAIPTRALLAGKVLGNTVLAMAQILALAAVAVVGLIITGQNELLAGIGGPIVWFAVFFLFGFVLLASLFAATAAMVSRQEDIGATTTPITMLVMAPYVLVIVFNDNPLVLKIMSYVPFSAPVGMPMRLFVGEAQWWEPLLSLVILLASCAAAIAVGAKIYENSLLRMGARVKLTEALRG from the coding sequence ATGAACCCCGCATCGACCGGCACCGCGATCTGGCTCGTCGCGGAGCGGGAGATCACGGCCAAGCTGCGCAGCAAGGCGTTCCTGATCTCCACCGGCATCCTGCTGCTGATCGCGCTCGCCGGCATCCTGATCCCCGGATTCGTGAACCGTGACGCGTCCGGCACGCCGGTCGCGGTGACCGCGGAGACGGCGGATGCCGTGCGCGGCGTCGACGGGATCGACCCGACCGAGGTGACCGACCGGACCGCCGCCGAGCGGCTCGTCCGCGACGGCGAGGTGGACGCCGCCCTGGTGCCGTCGAACGACCCCGTCTTCGGATACACCGTCGTCGCGATGGACGAGGCGCCGAACTCGCTGCTGATGATGCTCGCCAAGTCGCCGCCGGTGGAGCTGCTGGATCCCGACGCGACGAACCCGTACCTGCGGGGGATCATCGCGATCGGCTTCGGCATCGTCTTCCTGGTGGCCGCGTCGACCTTCGGCGGCACGATCGCGCAGAGCGTGGTGGAGGAGAAGCAGACCCGCGTGGTGGAGCTGCTCATCTCGGCGATCCCGACTCGCGCGCTGCTGGCCGGCAAGGTGCTCGGCAACACGGTGCTGGCGATGGCGCAGATCCTGGCGCTCGCGGCCGTCGCCGTCGTCGGGCTCATCATCACCGGCCAGAACGAGCTGCTCGCCGGTATCGGCGGGCCGATCGTGTGGTTCGCGGTGTTCTTCCTGTTCGGGTTCGTGCTGCTGGCGTCGCTGTTCGCGGCGACCGCGGCGATGGTGTCGCGGCAGGAGGACATCGGGGCGACAACCACGCCGATCACGATGCTGGTGATGGCGCCCTACGTGCTGGTGATCGTCTTCAACGACAACCCGCTGGTGCTCAAGATCATGTCGTACGTGCCGTTCTCGGCGCCGGTGGGGATGCCGATGCGCCTGTTCGTCGGCGAGGCGCAGTGGTGGGAGCCGCTGCTGTCGCTGGTGATCCTGCTGGCCTCGTGCGCCGCCGCGATCGCCGTCGGCGCGAAGATCTACGAGAACTCGCTGCTGCGGATGGGCGCGAGGGTGAAGCTGACCGAGGCGCTGCGCGGCTGA
- a CDS encoding ATP-dependent Clp protease ATP-binding subunit: protein MTIPAQQQEEQQSPLEQFGINLTDRARQGKLDPVIGRDSEIRRVSQVLTRRTKNNPVLIGEPGVGKTAVVEGLAQRIVAGDVAESLKDKELVALDISALVAGAMYRGQFEERLKSVLKEITESEGRIITFIDELHVLMGAGGGEGSVAASNMLKPMLARGELRMIGATTLNEYREFIEKDAALERRFQQVYVGEPSVEDTVAILRGLKGRYEAHHGVTISDSALVAAAALSNRYIPSRQLPDKAIDLIDEAMSRLKMEIDSSPVEIDQLKRQVDRMRLEELALKREKDDASKERLAALREQLTGMEKELAELEERWARERSGLNRVGELKKQLDDAITQRDLAMRQADYTRASKLEYETIKRLEREIAEAEQAEANASSEGRMVNEQVTDEDIAAVIAAWTGIPVGRLLQGESEKLLQLERELGRRIIGQKEAVTAVSDAVRRSRAGISDPGRPTGSFLFLGPTGVGKTELAKALAEFLFDDEHAMVRIDMSEYGEKHTVSRLVGAPPGYIGYEQGGQLTEAVRRRPYSVVLLDEVEKAHPEVFDILLQVLDDGRLTDGQGRTVDFSNVILILTSNIGSPILIDPSLSWEQKRDAVMELVRQAFRPEFLNRLDDIVMFSALSEDDLAQIVELAVDQLQRRLHDRRLTLAVTPDARSWLAERGYDPVFGARPLRRLIQTEVQNRLATALLSGRVHDGDVVRVDVAADGSGLVLTSAGQAPAAPADGDDDDEVIEAVIDEE from the coding sequence ATGACCATCCCCGCACAGCAGCAGGAAGAACAGCAGAGCCCCCTCGAGCAGTTCGGCATCAACCTGACCGACCGCGCCCGGCAGGGCAAGCTCGACCCGGTGATCGGACGCGACAGCGAGATCCGCCGCGTGAGCCAGGTGCTCACCCGGCGCACGAAGAACAACCCCGTCCTCATCGGCGAGCCCGGCGTCGGCAAGACCGCCGTCGTGGAGGGCCTGGCACAGCGCATCGTGGCCGGGGACGTCGCCGAATCCCTCAAGGACAAGGAGCTCGTCGCCCTCGACATCTCCGCCCTCGTCGCCGGCGCGATGTACCGCGGCCAGTTCGAGGAGCGGCTGAAGAGCGTGCTCAAGGAGATCACGGAGTCCGAGGGTCGCATCATCACCTTCATCGACGAGCTGCACGTGCTGATGGGCGCGGGCGGCGGCGAGGGCTCGGTCGCGGCCTCCAACATGCTCAAGCCCATGCTCGCCCGGGGCGAACTGCGCATGATCGGCGCCACCACGCTCAACGAGTACCGCGAGTTCATCGAGAAGGACGCCGCGCTCGAGCGCCGCTTCCAGCAGGTGTACGTCGGCGAGCCGAGCGTCGAGGACACCGTCGCGATCCTGCGCGGACTCAAGGGCCGGTACGAGGCCCACCACGGCGTCACCATCTCGGACAGCGCGCTGGTGGCCGCCGCAGCCCTCTCCAACCGGTACATCCCCAGCAGGCAGCTGCCGGACAAGGCGATCGACCTCATCGACGAGGCGATGTCGCGGCTGAAGATGGAGATCGACTCGTCCCCGGTGGAGATCGACCAGCTCAAGCGTCAGGTCGACCGGATGCGGCTCGAGGAGCTGGCGCTGAAGCGCGAGAAGGACGACGCGTCGAAGGAGCGCCTCGCGGCGCTGCGGGAGCAGCTGACCGGCATGGAGAAGGAGCTGGCCGAGCTCGAGGAGCGCTGGGCGCGCGAGCGGTCGGGTCTGAACCGGGTGGGCGAGTTGAAGAAGCAGCTCGACGACGCGATCACGCAGCGCGACCTCGCCATGCGCCAGGCGGACTACACCCGGGCGTCCAAGCTCGAGTACGAGACGATCAAGCGTCTCGAGCGCGAGATCGCGGAGGCCGAGCAGGCCGAGGCGAACGCCTCCTCCGAGGGGCGGATGGTCAACGAGCAGGTCACCGACGAGGACATCGCCGCCGTGATCGCCGCGTGGACCGGCATCCCGGTGGGGCGCCTGCTGCAGGGCGAGTCCGAGAAGCTGCTGCAGCTCGAGCGCGAGCTCGGTCGCCGCATCATCGGGCAGAAAGAGGCCGTCACGGCCGTGTCGGATGCCGTGCGGCGCTCCCGGGCCGGCATCAGCGATCCGGGCAGGCCCACCGGCTCGTTCCTGTTCCTCGGGCCCACGGGTGTCGGCAAGACCGAGCTCGCCAAGGCGCTCGCGGAGTTCCTCTTCGACGACGAGCATGCCATGGTGCGCATCGACATGTCCGAGTACGGCGAGAAGCACACCGTCTCCCGCCTCGTCGGCGCCCCTCCCGGGTACATCGGCTACGAGCAGGGCGGTCAGCTCACCGAGGCGGTGCGGCGGCGCCCGTACAGCGTGGTGCTGCTCGACGAGGTCGAGAAGGCGCACCCCGAGGTGTTCGACATCCTGCTGCAGGTGCTCGACGACGGGCGGCTCACCGATGGCCAGGGCCGCACGGTGGACTTCTCGAACGTCATCCTCATCCTCACCAGCAACATCGGCTCGCCCATCCTGATCGACCCGTCGCTGTCGTGGGAGCAGAAGCGCGACGCGGTGATGGAGCTGGTGCGGCAGGCGTTCCGCCCCGAGTTCCTCAACCGCCTGGACGACATCGTGATGTTCTCGGCGCTGAGCGAGGACGACCTCGCGCAGATCGTCGAGCTCGCCGTCGACCAGCTCCAGCGCCGGCTGCACGACCGCCGGCTCACGCTCGCGGTGACCCCGGATGCCCGGTCCTGGCTCGCCGAGCGCGGCTACGATCCGGTGTTCGGCGCCCGGCCGCTGCGCCGGCTGATCCAGACCGAGGTGCAGAACAGGCTCGCCACGGCGCTGCTGTCCGGCCGCGTGCACGACGGCGATGTCGTCCGCGTGGACGTCGCGGCCGATGGGTCGGGGCTGGTGCTCACCAGCGCCGGGCAGGCGCCGGCTGCGCCGGCCGATGGCGACGACGATGACGAGGTGATCGAGGCCGTGATCGACGAGGAGTGA
- the coaBC gene encoding bifunctional phosphopantothenoylcysteine decarboxylase/phosphopantothenate--cysteine ligase CoaBC produces the protein MNIVVGVTGGIAAYKTVHLVRLLIKNGHEVTVIPTEDALRFVGAPTWESISRNTVTTSVHEDVARVRHVALGQAADLVIVAPATANTIAAMAAGLADDLLGTTLLATTAPVIIAPAMHTEMWRHPATQANIATLRERGVRIAGPADGELTGGDSGPGRMLEPEEILVEALSALAPQDLAGLRVAVSAGGTREPIDPVRFLGNRSSGRQGVALAVEAASRGAEVELVAAHIAADVLAEARRPGIRITDAGTAARMADAMKSAAARSDVIVMAAAVADYRPARASDQKLTKEDGRLERIELVENEDIVAGLAAARREGRMPEGQTIVAFAAETLTDPGERRARARRKRESKGVDLLAVNLVDAERGFEAADNAVEIIGDGGEVVASAAGTKREVAAAIWDAVNLSRHNSSLTAKASPGGAE, from the coding sequence GTGAACATCGTCGTCGGCGTCACCGGTGGCATCGCCGCCTACAAGACGGTGCACCTGGTGCGCCTGCTCATCAAGAATGGTCACGAGGTGACGGTCATCCCCACCGAGGACGCGCTCCGCTTCGTCGGGGCGCCGACCTGGGAGTCCATCAGCCGGAACACGGTCACGACCAGCGTCCACGAGGACGTCGCGCGGGTGCGGCACGTCGCGCTCGGCCAGGCCGCCGACCTCGTCATCGTGGCGCCGGCCACCGCCAACACGATCGCGGCGATGGCCGCCGGGCTCGCCGACGATCTCCTCGGCACCACGCTGCTGGCCACCACCGCGCCGGTGATCATCGCGCCGGCGATGCACACCGAGATGTGGCGGCACCCCGCCACCCAGGCGAACATCGCCACGCTGCGGGAACGCGGCGTGCGGATCGCCGGTCCGGCCGACGGCGAACTCACCGGCGGCGACTCCGGCCCGGGGCGGATGCTGGAGCCGGAGGAGATCCTCGTCGAGGCGCTCTCCGCCCTCGCCCCGCAGGACCTCGCCGGCCTGCGCGTGGCGGTGTCGGCCGGCGGCACGCGCGAGCCGATCGACCCGGTGCGCTTCCTCGGCAACCGCTCCAGCGGCCGGCAGGGCGTCGCGCTCGCCGTCGAGGCGGCGAGCCGAGGCGCCGAGGTCGAGCTCGTCGCCGCCCACATCGCGGCCGACGTGCTCGCGGAGGCGCGGCGGCCGGGCATCCGCATCACCGACGCGGGCACCGCGGCGCGCATGGCCGACGCGATGAAGAGCGCCGCCGCCCGCAGCGACGTGATCGTGATGGCGGCTGCGGTCGCCGACTACCGGCCCGCGCGCGCGTCCGACCAGAAGCTCACGAAGGAGGACGGGCGGCTGGAGCGGATCGAGCTCGTCGAGAACGAGGACATCGTCGCCGGGCTCGCGGCCGCGCGCCGCGAGGGACGGATGCCGGAGGGGCAGACGATCGTCGCCTTCGCCGCGGAGACGCTCACGGATCCCGGTGAGCGCCGCGCCCGCGCCCGACGCAAGCGCGAGAGCAAGGGCGTCGACCTGCTCGCGGTGAACCTGGTCGACGCCGAGCGCGGGTTCGAGGCGGCCGACAATGCGGTCGAGATCATCGGAGACGGCGGAGAGGTCGTGGCATCCGCCGCCGGGACGAAAAGGGAGGTGGCGGCGGCGATCTGGGACGCGGTAAACTTGAGTCGACACAACTCAAGTTTGACCGCGAAGGCATCCCCAGGAGGAGCAGAATGA